The Salmo trutta unplaced genomic scaffold, fSalTru1.1, whole genome shotgun sequence genome includes a region encoding these proteins:
- the LOC115183059 gene encoding calmodulin-regulated spectrin-associated protein 3-like isoform X5 has protein sequence MVDSNATRKTFVVPDIKPLDLYDCTRAKICASVGWLLAISYGNAEHVPVELREPFYCDQYEQEHLKPPVTRLLLSSELYCRTYGLLQGDQGGSGAPKDNANLLQLLANRGMAPKDQDVPVSDVDLRHIPIKMSAHLAVMDALMSLGAMEMVSAVRMSGAAAGEELLDGVGGASWENTLLYWVNGLNQRLREKTEGAQGDPSQDGTEPQPVQPSCPTHWYWKLVPIRYRKDKTLPKQKPTFPVVTEVKDLSNGCAIAAVVHYYCPGLLRLEDVCMKESMAVADSLHNLQLIREFCDSCLKSCCPLVLEDLLYTPQVLQVNMMSFLAELLGWFEVRRPEFVQPLNTTDASAPLKPTSLSNNSGSPSIFKKPFLPISSPVSAPEGAGRTWTKKPFSRPLSSAVSFSIPFGLDSDVDVVMGGAITRSVSSDNVAPGQTVTRVPYTPPEDLSHLLSKPPATPGSHRGSWATQSSSVVPVLLKQNDLGERDGDGGGELPTIEEALQIIHNEGKMEPRLHPDGAADGFFLHSPDDPASARHNGRATHPSQPPNPIPLSCSAPSRSGMMYLPMGGKTQAPREQPSSSRTRHTSEGSRDDDSVLRDGSMDSDASEDLLLLPNVQSTPAVHTRGRGGDDDAPDSGVRMTSFAELKKKPSTVGESHKSGGASRSEPVAPAATAPMTSWVAQPQKSTEESPSKRPGLTTEMSELGARLDEKRKAIEAQKKRIEAIFAKHRQRLGKSAFLQLKKEQGEGEREEEGGQVSASSTAEDLRGLTLEERLARVEDEEQQEAQQQENRRPSVEQEGNVKPSSFLDNKQASLPIREKGAGAAGPGGEQVGVVGHQPAPLGDYNNAVSKLNAALSSLQSDMQRLSEQQNQLIRKKPVAPASNKSWVILSSLKSSAPPSTRMSRASTPRDPASASSSPSSSRRNAPGPARTSKSPQVQRRAQSVPPKSPKHQATHYHHARPQDLKVLGLSRVLTPPQNVDTIPHLRRASPWQCRDQNSSTFNISSAPSPSSAPTPTPRALSLALDDNMSDAGSNEDQSIFIIDLDTTTSQASGRKEHVGCGSSGAPSECSFESDVPAAGVFNGKRSSLIKISLSALRGYEDDLSVMDDSMSDVTEPEMKGGVGFFFKDDKVRPEDEMAQRKAALMEKQQKRAEEMKRRRLEQEEKSEKEHAIRPEWFNIEGWGDKSGGGEDQPRTPGTPSSDSTTQRRDTFTRQEYERRQQLKIMEDLDKVLRQKPTTVRGVKKQRPRTMFRDDSVLSRSPTKGLMGSKLNKVYSHSSMNLSSMANDTGNSGTLTVRKSPSRSHSPSRLMSPGRMANQNGEKDWENASTASSPASIPEYTGPKLYKEPSFKSNKFIIHNAISRCCLAGKVNQPQKNKIVEEMEKCQANHFLILFRDSSCQFRAIYTMNPETEEMVRLTGIGPRVISPAMVESIYKYSSDRKQFTTIPSKTMSMSVDAFTIPGHLWQSKRPGTPKKLGTPK, from the exons AGTGCCCACCTGGCGGTGATGGATGCCCTGATGTCGTTGGGCGCCATGGAGATGGTGAGCGCAGTGAGGATGTCCGGTGCGGCGGCGGGGGAGGAGCTTCTGGATGGAGTTGGAGGAGCCAGCTGGGAGAACACCCTGCTCTACTGGGTGAACGGG TTGAAtcagaggctgagagagaaaacagagggtGCGCAGGGTGACCCATCTCAGGACGGCAcagagccacagcctgttcagcCTTCA TGTCCCACTCACTGGTACTGGAAACTTGTTCCT ATCCGCTACAGAAAAGATAAGACGCTGCCTAAACAGAAGCCTACGTTTCCGGTGGTGACTGAAGTCAAAGACCTCTCCAACGGTTGTGCCATCGCTGCTGTTGTACACTACTACTGTCCCGGCCTGTTGCGACTAGAGG ATGTGTGTATGAAGGAGTCCATGGCGGTGGCAGACAGCCTGCACAACCTGCAGCTGATCCGAGAGTTCTGTGACAGCTGTCTGAAGAGCTGCTGCCCCCTGGTGTTGGAGGACCTGCTCTACACCCCACAGGTGCTCCAG GTCAACATGATGAGTTTCCTAGCAGAGCTGCTGGGTTGGTTTGAGGTACGGAGGCCAGAGTTTGTTCAGCCACTGAACACCACTG ATGCTTCTGCACCACTCAAGCCAACCAGTTTGAGCAATAACAG CGGCtctccttccatcttcaagaAGCCATTCCTGCCCATCTCCTCACCAGTGTCTGCGCCAG AGGGAGCTGGGAGAACATGGACCAAGAAGCCTTTCAG TCGTCCCCTGTCCTCAGCCGTGTCATTTAGCATTCCCTTCGGCCTGGACAGCGACGTGGACGTCGTGATGGGCGGAGCCATCACCCGCTCGGTCAGCTCTGACAACGTGGCCCCCGGCCAGACTGTGACCCGCGTGCCCTACACCCCCCCAGAGGACCTTAGCCACCTGCTCAGCAAGCCCCCCGCCACCCCCGGCTCCCACAGAGGCTCCTGGGCCacccagagctcctctgtggtgcCCGTGCTGCTGAAGCAGAACGacctgggagagagggatggggacgGGGGGGGGGAGCTGCCCACCATCGAGGAGGCCCTGCAGATCATCCACAACGAGGGCAAGATGGAGCCCCGGCTCCACCCTGACGGGGCAGCCGACGGATTCTTCCTGCACTCGCCCGATGACCCGGCCAGCGCCAGACACAACGGCCGCGCCACTCACCCCTCCCAACCGCCTAACCCCATACCCCTCAGCTGCTCCGCCCCGTCCCGCTCTGGGATGATGTACCTCCCCATGGGGGGCAAGACGCAGGCACCCAGGGAGCAGCCCTCCTCCTCCCGTACCCGACACACCTCGGAGGGCTCGCGGGACGACGACTCGGTGCTGAGAGACGGGAGCATGGACTCTGACGCCTCTGAggacctccttctcctccccaaTGTCCAGTCCACGCCTGCTGTCCACACCAGAGGCCGTGGAGGGGACGACGATGCGCCGGACAGTGGCGTGAGGATGACCAGCTTTGCTGAGCTCAAGAAGAAACCGTCTACAGTGGGCGAATCACATAAAAGCGGCGGCGCCAGCCGCAGCGAACCCGTCGCCCCGGCAGCAACGGCTCCGATGACCAGCTGGGTGGCCCAGCCCCAGAAGTCGACAGAGGAGAGCCCCAGTAAGCGCCCTGGACTGACCACCGAGATGTCCGAGCTGGGAGCCCGGCTGGATGAGAAGAGGAAGGCCATCGAGGCCCAGAAGAAACGTATTGAGGCCATCTTTGCCAAGCACCGCCAGAGACTGGGCAAGAGCGCCTTCCTGCAGTTAAAGAaggagcagggagagggggagagagaggaggagggcggcCAAGTCAGCGCCTCCTCCACAGCGGAGGACCTCAGGGGGCTGACGTTAGAGGAAAGGCTGGCTCGCGTGGAGGACGAGGAGCAACAGGAGGCGCAGCAGCAAGAGAACCGGCGCCCCTCAGTGGAGCAGGAGGGGAACGTCAAACCTTCATCATTCCTGGACAACAAGCAGGCCTCCTTACCCATAAGGGAGAAGGGTGCAGGGGCGGCAGGGCCAGGAGGAGAGCAGGTTGGGGTGGTAGGGCATCAGCCAGCGCCCTTGGGGGATTACAACAACGCCGTGTCAAAGCTGAACGCGGCACTAAGTTCCCTGCAGAGCGACATGCAGCGCCTCTCCGAACAACAGAACCAACTCATCAGGAAGAAGCCCGTCGCTCCCGCCAGCAACAAGTCCTGGGTGATCCTGTCTAGTCTCAAATCCTCGGCCCCTCCCTCGACCCGCATGTCCCGCGCGTCCACCCCCCGTGACCCCGCCTctgcctcctcttccccctcatcATCCCGCCGCAACGCCCCCGGTCCCGCCAGAACATCCAAGTCGCCCCAGGTCCAGCGCCGGGCCCAGTCGGTGCCTCCCAAGAGCCCCAAGCACCAGGCCACCCACTACCACCACGCCCGCCCCCAGGACCTCAAAGTGCTGGGCCTGTCGCGCGTGCTCACCCCGCCGCAGAATGTGGACACTATCCCCCACCTACGCCGCGCCTCCCCCTGGCAGTGCCGGGACCAGAACTCTTCCACCTTCAACATCAGCTCTGCCCCCAGCCCTTCCTCCGCCCCAACCCCCACCCCCCGAGCCCTGTCACTGGCCCTGGATGACAACATGTCGGACGCCGGCTCAAACGAGGACCAGAGCATCTTCATCATCGACCTGGATACCACCACATCTCAGGCCTCGGGGAGAAAGGAGCATGTGGGTTGTGGGAGCTCGGGGGCGCCCTCAGAGTGCTCGTTTGAGAGTGATGTTCCGGCGGCGGGGGTGTTTAATGGCAAGCGCAGCAGCCTGATCAAGATTTCTCTATCGGCCTTGCGCGGGTACGAGGATGACCTGAGTGTCATGGACGACTCCATGAGCGACGTGACCGAACCCGAGATGAAGGGAGGGGTCGGCTTCTTCTTTAAG GATGACAAGGTGCGGCCGGAGGACGAAATGGCCCAGAGGAAAGCAGCCCTGATGGAGAAACAGCAGAAGAGGGCGGAGGAGATGAAGAGACGCAGACtggagcaggaggagaagagcgagAAAGAGCATGCGAT CCGACCTGAGTGGTTTAACATCGAGGGCTGGGGAGACAAGAGTGGCGGTGGTGAGGACCAGCCCCGGACCCCCGGTACCCCCTCTTCGGATAGCACGACCCAGCGGAGAGACACCTTCACCAGGCAGGAGTACGAGCGGCGGCAGCAGCTGAAGATCATGGAGGATCTGGACAAGGTGTTGCGGCAGAAGCCCACCACGGTGCGTGGCGTGAAGAAGCAGAGACCCAGGACCATGTTCCGGGATGACTCTGTGCTTTCCCGCAGCCCCACCAAGGGATTAATGG gCTCCAAACTCAACAAGGTCTATTCCCACTCTTCCATGAACCTGTCCTCAATGGCTAACGACACTGGCAACAGCGGGACACTGACAGTCAGGAAATCTCCCAG CCGATCTCACTCCCCCTCAAGGCTGATGTCACCAGGACGAATGGCCAATCAGAACGGAGAGAAGGACTGGGAGAATGCCTCCACGGCCTCGTCTCCCGCCTCCATTCCAGAATACACCG GGCCCAAGCTGTACAAGGAGCCCAGCTTCAAGTCCAACAAGTTCATCATCCACAACGCCATCTCCCGCTGCTGCCTTGCCGGCAAGGTCAACCAACCGCAGAAAAACAAGATTGTAGAG GAGATGGAGAAGTGCCAGGCcaaccacttcctcatcctcttccGTGACTCCAGCTGTCAGTTCCGGGCCATCTACACCATGAACCCAGAGACCGAGGAGATGGTGCGCCTAACGGGCATCGGGCCTCGTGTCATCAGCCCTGCCATGGTGGAGTCCATCTACAAGTATAGTTCGGACCGCAAACAGTTCACCACCATCCCATCCAAGACCATGTCCATGAGCGTCGATGCCTTCACCATCCCCGGGCACCTGTGGCAGAGCAAGCGCCCGGGGACCCCCAAGAAGCTGGGGACCCCCAAATAA
- the LOC115183059 gene encoding calmodulin-regulated spectrin-associated protein 3-like isoform X1: MVDSNATRKTFVVPDIKPLDLYDCTRAKICASVGWLLAISYGNAEHVPVELREPFYCDQYEQEHLKPPVTRLLLSSELYCRTYGLLQGDQGGSGAPKDNANLLQLLANRGMAPKDQDVPVSDVDLRHIPIKMSAHLAVMDALMSLGAMEMVSAVRMSGAAAGEELLDGVGGASWENTLLYWVNGLNQRLREKTEGAQGDPSQDGTEPQPVQPSCPTHWYWKLVPIRYRKDKTLPKQKPTFPVVTEVKDLSNGCAIAAVVHYYCPGLLRLEDVCMKESMAVADSLHNLQLIREFCDSCLKSCCPLVLEDLLYTPQVLQVNMMSFLAELLGWFEVRRPEFVQPLNTTDASAPLKPTSLSNNSGSPSIFKKPFLPISSPVSAPGESRATPSHHLGSLTQSASMSHVEGAGRTWTKKPFSRPLSSAVSFSIPFGLDSDVDVVMGGAITRSVSSDNVAPGQTVTRVPYTPPEDLSHLLSKPPATPGSHRGSWATQSSSVVPVLLKQNDLGERDGDGGGELPTIEEALQIIHNEGKMEPRLHPDGAADGFFLHSPDDPASARHNGRATHPSQPPNPIPLSCSAPSRSGMMYLPMGGKTQAPREQPSSSRTRHTSEGSRDDDSVLRDGSMDSDASEDLLLLPNVQSTPAVHTRGRGGDDDAPDSGVRMTSFAELKKKPSTVGESHKSGGASRSEPVAPAATAPMTSWVAQPQKSTEESPSKRPGLTTEMSELGARLDEKRKAIEAQKKRIEAIFAKHRQRLGKSAFLQLKKEQGEGEREEEGGQVSASSTAEDLRGLTLEERLARVEDEEQQEAQQQENRRPSVEQEGNVKPSSFLDNKQASLPIREKGAGAAGPGGEQVGVVGHQPAPLGDYNNAVSKLNAALSSLQSDMQRLSEQQNQLIRKKPVAPASNKSWVILSSLKSSAPPSTRMSRASTPRDPASASSSPSSSRRNAPGPARTSKSPQVQRRAQSVPPKSPKHQATHYHHARPQDLKVLGLSRVLTPPQNVDTIPHLRRASPWQCRDQNSSTFNISSAPSPSSAPTPTPRALSLALDDNMSDAGSNEDQSIFIIDLDTTTSQASGRKEHVGCGSSGAPSECSFESDVPAAGVFNGKRSSLIKISLSALRGYEDDLSVMDDSMSDVTEPEMKGGVGFFFKDDKVRPEDEMAQRKAALMEKQQKRAEEMKRRRLEQEEKSEKEHAIRPEWFNIEGWGDKSGGGEDQPRTPGTPSSDSTTQRRDTFTRQEYERRQQLKIMEDLDKVLRQKPTTVRGVKKQRPRTMFRDDSVLSRSPTKGLMGSKLNKVYSHSSMNLSSMANDTGNSGTLTVRKSPSRSHSPSRLMSPGRMANQNGEKDWENASTASSPASIPEYTGPKLYKEPSFKSNKFIIHNAISRCCLAGKVNQPQKNKIVEEMEKCQANHFLILFRDSSCQFRAIYTMNPETEEMVRLTGIGPRVISPAMVESIYKYSSDRKQFTTIPSKTMSMSVDAFTIPGHLWQSKRPGTPKKLGTPK; the protein is encoded by the exons AGTGCCCACCTGGCGGTGATGGATGCCCTGATGTCGTTGGGCGCCATGGAGATGGTGAGCGCAGTGAGGATGTCCGGTGCGGCGGCGGGGGAGGAGCTTCTGGATGGAGTTGGAGGAGCCAGCTGGGAGAACACCCTGCTCTACTGGGTGAACGGG TTGAAtcagaggctgagagagaaaacagagggtGCGCAGGGTGACCCATCTCAGGACGGCAcagagccacagcctgttcagcCTTCA TGTCCCACTCACTGGTACTGGAAACTTGTTCCT ATCCGCTACAGAAAAGATAAGACGCTGCCTAAACAGAAGCCTACGTTTCCGGTGGTGACTGAAGTCAAAGACCTCTCCAACGGTTGTGCCATCGCTGCTGTTGTACACTACTACTGTCCCGGCCTGTTGCGACTAGAGG ATGTGTGTATGAAGGAGTCCATGGCGGTGGCAGACAGCCTGCACAACCTGCAGCTGATCCGAGAGTTCTGTGACAGCTGTCTGAAGAGCTGCTGCCCCCTGGTGTTGGAGGACCTGCTCTACACCCCACAGGTGCTCCAG GTCAACATGATGAGTTTCCTAGCAGAGCTGCTGGGTTGGTTTGAGGTACGGAGGCCAGAGTTTGTTCAGCCACTGAACACCACTG ATGCTTCTGCACCACTCAAGCCAACCAGTTTGAGCAATAACAG CGGCtctccttccatcttcaagaAGCCATTCCTGCCCATCTCCTCACCAGTGTCTGCGCCAGGTGAGAGCAGGGCAACGCCATCCCATCATTTAG GATCTCTGACTCAGTCTGCCTCCATGTCTCATGTAGAGGGAGCTGGGAGAACATGGACCAAGAAGCCTTTCAG TCGTCCCCTGTCCTCAGCCGTGTCATTTAGCATTCCCTTCGGCCTGGACAGCGACGTGGACGTCGTGATGGGCGGAGCCATCACCCGCTCGGTCAGCTCTGACAACGTGGCCCCCGGCCAGACTGTGACCCGCGTGCCCTACACCCCCCCAGAGGACCTTAGCCACCTGCTCAGCAAGCCCCCCGCCACCCCCGGCTCCCACAGAGGCTCCTGGGCCacccagagctcctctgtggtgcCCGTGCTGCTGAAGCAGAACGacctgggagagagggatggggacgGGGGGGGGGAGCTGCCCACCATCGAGGAGGCCCTGCAGATCATCCACAACGAGGGCAAGATGGAGCCCCGGCTCCACCCTGACGGGGCAGCCGACGGATTCTTCCTGCACTCGCCCGATGACCCGGCCAGCGCCAGACACAACGGCCGCGCCACTCACCCCTCCCAACCGCCTAACCCCATACCCCTCAGCTGCTCCGCCCCGTCCCGCTCTGGGATGATGTACCTCCCCATGGGGGGCAAGACGCAGGCACCCAGGGAGCAGCCCTCCTCCTCCCGTACCCGACACACCTCGGAGGGCTCGCGGGACGACGACTCGGTGCTGAGAGACGGGAGCATGGACTCTGACGCCTCTGAggacctccttctcctccccaaTGTCCAGTCCACGCCTGCTGTCCACACCAGAGGCCGTGGAGGGGACGACGATGCGCCGGACAGTGGCGTGAGGATGACCAGCTTTGCTGAGCTCAAGAAGAAACCGTCTACAGTGGGCGAATCACATAAAAGCGGCGGCGCCAGCCGCAGCGAACCCGTCGCCCCGGCAGCAACGGCTCCGATGACCAGCTGGGTGGCCCAGCCCCAGAAGTCGACAGAGGAGAGCCCCAGTAAGCGCCCTGGACTGACCACCGAGATGTCCGAGCTGGGAGCCCGGCTGGATGAGAAGAGGAAGGCCATCGAGGCCCAGAAGAAACGTATTGAGGCCATCTTTGCCAAGCACCGCCAGAGACTGGGCAAGAGCGCCTTCCTGCAGTTAAAGAaggagcagggagagggggagagagaggaggagggcggcCAAGTCAGCGCCTCCTCCACAGCGGAGGACCTCAGGGGGCTGACGTTAGAGGAAAGGCTGGCTCGCGTGGAGGACGAGGAGCAACAGGAGGCGCAGCAGCAAGAGAACCGGCGCCCCTCAGTGGAGCAGGAGGGGAACGTCAAACCTTCATCATTCCTGGACAACAAGCAGGCCTCCTTACCCATAAGGGAGAAGGGTGCAGGGGCGGCAGGGCCAGGAGGAGAGCAGGTTGGGGTGGTAGGGCATCAGCCAGCGCCCTTGGGGGATTACAACAACGCCGTGTCAAAGCTGAACGCGGCACTAAGTTCCCTGCAGAGCGACATGCAGCGCCTCTCCGAACAACAGAACCAACTCATCAGGAAGAAGCCCGTCGCTCCCGCCAGCAACAAGTCCTGGGTGATCCTGTCTAGTCTCAAATCCTCGGCCCCTCCCTCGACCCGCATGTCCCGCGCGTCCACCCCCCGTGACCCCGCCTctgcctcctcttccccctcatcATCCCGCCGCAACGCCCCCGGTCCCGCCAGAACATCCAAGTCGCCCCAGGTCCAGCGCCGGGCCCAGTCGGTGCCTCCCAAGAGCCCCAAGCACCAGGCCACCCACTACCACCACGCCCGCCCCCAGGACCTCAAAGTGCTGGGCCTGTCGCGCGTGCTCACCCCGCCGCAGAATGTGGACACTATCCCCCACCTACGCCGCGCCTCCCCCTGGCAGTGCCGGGACCAGAACTCTTCCACCTTCAACATCAGCTCTGCCCCCAGCCCTTCCTCCGCCCCAACCCCCACCCCCCGAGCCCTGTCACTGGCCCTGGATGACAACATGTCGGACGCCGGCTCAAACGAGGACCAGAGCATCTTCATCATCGACCTGGATACCACCACATCTCAGGCCTCGGGGAGAAAGGAGCATGTGGGTTGTGGGAGCTCGGGGGCGCCCTCAGAGTGCTCGTTTGAGAGTGATGTTCCGGCGGCGGGGGTGTTTAATGGCAAGCGCAGCAGCCTGATCAAGATTTCTCTATCGGCCTTGCGCGGGTACGAGGATGACCTGAGTGTCATGGACGACTCCATGAGCGACGTGACCGAACCCGAGATGAAGGGAGGGGTCGGCTTCTTCTTTAAG GATGACAAGGTGCGGCCGGAGGACGAAATGGCCCAGAGGAAAGCAGCCCTGATGGAGAAACAGCAGAAGAGGGCGGAGGAGATGAAGAGACGCAGACtggagcaggaggagaagagcgagAAAGAGCATGCGAT CCGACCTGAGTGGTTTAACATCGAGGGCTGGGGAGACAAGAGTGGCGGTGGTGAGGACCAGCCCCGGACCCCCGGTACCCCCTCTTCGGATAGCACGACCCAGCGGAGAGACACCTTCACCAGGCAGGAGTACGAGCGGCGGCAGCAGCTGAAGATCATGGAGGATCTGGACAAGGTGTTGCGGCAGAAGCCCACCACGGTGCGTGGCGTGAAGAAGCAGAGACCCAGGACCATGTTCCGGGATGACTCTGTGCTTTCCCGCAGCCCCACCAAGGGATTAATGG gCTCCAAACTCAACAAGGTCTATTCCCACTCTTCCATGAACCTGTCCTCAATGGCTAACGACACTGGCAACAGCGGGACACTGACAGTCAGGAAATCTCCCAG CCGATCTCACTCCCCCTCAAGGCTGATGTCACCAGGACGAATGGCCAATCAGAACGGAGAGAAGGACTGGGAGAATGCCTCCACGGCCTCGTCTCCCGCCTCCATTCCAGAATACACCG GGCCCAAGCTGTACAAGGAGCCCAGCTTCAAGTCCAACAAGTTCATCATCCACAACGCCATCTCCCGCTGCTGCCTTGCCGGCAAGGTCAACCAACCGCAGAAAAACAAGATTGTAGAG GAGATGGAGAAGTGCCAGGCcaaccacttcctcatcctcttccGTGACTCCAGCTGTCAGTTCCGGGCCATCTACACCATGAACCCAGAGACCGAGGAGATGGTGCGCCTAACGGGCATCGGGCCTCGTGTCATCAGCCCTGCCATGGTGGAGTCCATCTACAAGTATAGTTCGGACCGCAAACAGTTCACCACCATCCCATCCAAGACCATGTCCATGAGCGTCGATGCCTTCACCATCCCCGGGCACCTGTGGCAGAGCAAGCGCCCGGGGACCCCCAAGAAGCTGGGGACCCCCAAATAA